Proteins encoded together in one Thermococcus barophilus MP window:
- a CDS encoding Na+/H+ antiporter NhaC family protein — protein sequence MADFGVLSLLPPLVAIILAIWTKRVILALFAGVWIGGVMVSGWNPITGTTQTLDWIVGNAIDDWNAKILLFDFLIGAGVGLIYKSGGAMAIARALTRTVKTSRAASLMGWLLGVLVFFDDYTNTIIVGNTMRPITDRTRVSREMLAYIDDSTAAPVAGLALVSTWIGYEVGLIGDSFKDLGVSLGPYAAWLSSVPYRFYSIFAIILVFLVAYTHRHYGAMLHAEYRARTTGKVIRDGAKPLMTTEIDLGMPKEGGNVHTFIWPILTLVFVTLYGMWITGGGSETYASDGLMGVLSNSDPALALLWGSFAMVVVAFFLVLGFKIMTIEEAETAIVQGMKQMIIANTILLLAWSIKSATDAVGTADYVVSIASGVLSPGIVPLVIFLIAMFISFTTGTSWGTFSIMMPIAIPLAYHLSGQAGPVLFASIGAVFAGGIFGDHCSPISDTTIMSSMFSGSDHIDHVTTQIPYAVTAASVGIVLYLLFAIGVRTWAVLLPIGLILLVAAHWLLSEWYGKKYGIPHGKVPIYVVEE from the coding sequence ATGGCAGACTTCGGGGTTTTGTCTCTGCTGCCACCTCTCGTAGCTATTATACTGGCTATATGGACAAAAAGGGTTATATTAGCGTTGTTTGCAGGTGTTTGGATTGGTGGAGTGATGGTCTCAGGATGGAACCCAATAACAGGAACCACCCAGACTTTAGACTGGATAGTTGGAAATGCCATCGATGACTGGAACGCAAAAATTCTTCTCTTCGATTTCCTGATTGGTGCTGGGGTTGGTTTGATATACAAATCCGGCGGTGCGATGGCAATTGCAAGGGCATTAACAAGAACGGTAAAAACAAGCAGGGCAGCATCACTAATGGGATGGCTTTTGGGAGTTCTGGTTTTCTTTGATGACTACACAAACACAATTATCGTTGGTAACACCATGAGGCCTATTACAGACAGAACAAGGGTCTCAAGGGAAATGCTGGCATATATAGATGACTCAACCGCTGCCCCAGTGGCTGGTTTGGCTTTGGTTTCAACATGGATTGGCTATGAGGTTGGTCTGATTGGAGACTCATTCAAGGATTTAGGGGTGAGCTTAGGACCTTACGCCGCATGGCTTTCAAGTGTTCCGTACAGATTTTACTCAATCTTCGCAATTATCCTGGTGTTCCTTGTTGCCTACACCCACAGGCATTATGGAGCAATGCTTCACGCTGAATACAGGGCAAGAACCACTGGAAAAGTTATCCGTGATGGTGCAAAGCCATTGATGACAACTGAGATCGACCTCGGAATGCCAAAAGAAGGCGGAAATGTTCACACATTCATATGGCCAATACTAACACTCGTCTTTGTAACGCTTTATGGAATGTGGATCACTGGGGGAGGCAGTGAAACATATGCCTCAGATGGTCTAATGGGGGTGCTCTCAAACTCTGATCCAGCTTTAGCCCTTCTCTGGGGAAGCTTTGCAATGGTTGTTGTGGCATTCTTCTTGGTGCTCGGGTTCAAGATAATGACAATTGAAGAAGCAGAGACCGCAATAGTTCAGGGTATGAAGCAGATGATCATTGCGAACACGATACTGCTCTTAGCCTGGAGCATTAAAAGCGCAACTGATGCCGTTGGAACGGCTGATTATGTAGTCAGTATCGCCTCAGGAGTGCTTTCACCCGGAATAGTGCCTTTGGTAATATTCCTCATTGCAATGTTCATTTCATTCACAACTGGAACATCATGGGGAACCTTCTCGATAATGATGCCAATAGCTATTCCCCTTGCTTACCACCTAAGTGGTCAAGCAGGACCAGTGCTTTTCGCATCAATTGGTGCAGTCTTCGCTGGAGGTATCTTCGGTGACCACTGTTCACCAATCAGCGATACGACAATCATGAGCTCGATGTTCTCCGGAAGCGACCACATTGACCACGTAACAACCCAAATCCCATATGCAGTAACAGCGGCCAGCGTTGGAATTGTACTTTACCTGCTCTTCGCTATTGGAGTAAGAACATGGGCAGTGCTTCTACCAATAGGACTTATCCTCCTTGTTGCGGCACACTGGCTCCTCAGCGAATGGTACGGCAAGAAGTACGGCATTCCACACGGAAAAGTGCCAATATATGTTGTTGAGGAGTGA
- a CDS encoding pantoate kinase produces the protein MLIRAFIPAHITAFFVPKFNENPLLAGSLGAGINLTKGTNVFVSVEVESVLEKHVHIAFNGEPVKRKDAIISYSVAEEVTPQEFKGEVEIWQYFDFPNGYGFGNSAGGALGTALALGYYFKNKTFLQAAQIAHKHEVLNKGGLGDVIAQIHGGIEIRIKAGAPGIGIVDNIFSEEYKVLAIPLGRLSTKEVLDSDIIRTIEKEGQKALRRLLKNPTPENLMHLARDFAENTGLLNGELLEIAKEIDKLIKLPSSMIMLGKSLFALLREEELPKVQERLRDLGIDSYHICGIYNERPKVGRWIG, from the coding sequence ATGCTGATCAGAGCCTTTATCCCAGCGCATATAACGGCATTCTTTGTGCCTAAATTTAACGAAAATCCTCTTTTAGCAGGATCTCTTGGGGCTGGAATTAACCTGACAAAGGGCACCAATGTTTTTGTGAGTGTTGAAGTTGAAAGTGTATTGGAAAAGCATGTTCACATTGCATTCAACGGGGAGCCCGTAAAAAGGAAAGATGCAATTATCAGCTACTCCGTGGCTGAAGAAGTGACCCCCCAAGAATTTAAGGGGGAAGTAGAAATCTGGCAGTACTTCGACTTCCCAAATGGATATGGCTTCGGCAACAGTGCCGGTGGGGCTTTGGGAACAGCTTTGGCTTTAGGATACTATTTTAAGAACAAAACGTTCCTTCAAGCGGCACAAATAGCGCACAAGCATGAAGTCCTTAACAAAGGCGGTTTGGGGGATGTTATTGCACAGATTCATGGAGGAATCGAGATTAGGATAAAAGCTGGGGCTCCTGGGATTGGTATTGTTGATAATATATTTTCCGAAGAATACAAAGTTCTTGCAATACCCTTGGGGAGATTATCCACAAAAGAAGTCCTTGACAGCGACATTATAAGGACAATAGAAAAAGAAGGACAGAAAGCCCTAAGAAGGCTCCTTAAAAATCCAACTCCCGAAAATCTCATGCATCTTGCAAGAGACTTCGCCGAAAATACAGGACTTCTGAATGGGGAGCTGTTAGAGATTGCAAAGGAAATTGATAAGCTAATAAAACTGCCCTCTTCTATGATTATGCTTGGAAAAAGCCTCTTTGCTCTTTTGAGGGAAGAAGAACTGCCTAAAGTTCAGGAAAGACTTAGAGACTTAGGCATAGACAGCTACCACATCTGCGGAATTTACAATGAAAGACCAAAGGTCGGGAGATGGATAGGGTAA
- the udg gene encoding type-4 uracil-DNA glycosylase: MAKDELMKKLEERIRNCKKCPLSALRTNAVPGSGSYDAKVMFVGEAPGYWEDQKGLPFVGRAGKVLDELLSEIGLKREDVYITNIVKCRPPNNRDPNEDEIKACSPYLDRQIDIIRPKIIVPLGRHSMSYILRKFGFEAEPISRIHGKTFEARTLFGKVIIMPMYHPAVALYRPQLKEELRKDFKKLKNVLMNT, from the coding sequence GTGGCAAAAGATGAACTCATGAAAAAGCTTGAAGAAAGGATAAGGAACTGCAAAAAGTGTCCATTAAGTGCGTTAAGGACAAATGCCGTTCCTGGCAGCGGAAGCTATGACGCAAAGGTGATGTTTGTTGGCGAAGCCCCTGGCTATTGGGAAGATCAAAAGGGTTTGCCTTTTGTTGGAAGAGCTGGAAAGGTTTTGGATGAACTCCTATCTGAAATTGGTTTGAAAAGGGAAGATGTATATATCACCAATATTGTGAAATGCCGCCCTCCCAATAATAGAGACCCCAACGAAGACGAGATCAAAGCCTGCTCTCCATATCTGGATAGACAGATTGACATAATTAGACCCAAAATAATTGTCCCATTAGGGCGACATTCTATGAGCTATATCCTTAGGAAATTCGGGTTCGAAGCAGAGCCGATAAGCAGGATACATGGAAAAACATTTGAGGCAAGAACGCTTTTTGGAAAGGTAATTATAATGCCGATGTACCATCCAGCGGTAGCTTTGTACAGACCCCAGCTTAAGGAGGAGCTGAGAAAAGACTTTAAAAAGCTCAAGAACGTCTTGATGAATACTTAA
- a CDS encoding DNA-methyltransferase, with the protein MIIDEIILGDCLEWIPKLKGVHLSFLDPPFNQGKEYRFFNDNLSEEEYWGWMKEVVREIYKVTEKGGAIYFMQREKNTEWVLRILRETGWTLQNLIIWKKMASAVPQRYRFNKAYQIIAFATKGKKPRVFNKLRVDYPLAPWHKYPRENGIYLTDVWDDIRELTSGYFAGDEPLRDESGKRIHLQQSPVALLLRIILSSTMPGDLVLDPFAGTGTTLVVAKQLKRHYVGIEIDPHYVEVIKKRLSKLRKADDISRYREYYRFTENLEKIWPMPEKPLKIPKQKTLLDVELSKHSKHILKDGRATGIEENQLT; encoded by the coding sequence ATGATTATTGATGAAATAATTCTGGGAGATTGCTTGGAATGGATACCCAAACTTAAAGGAGTTCATTTAAGCTTTCTTGATCCACCATTTAATCAGGGAAAAGAATACCGCTTCTTCAATGATAATTTAAGTGAAGAGGAATATTGGGGCTGGATGAAGGAAGTTGTAAGAGAAATTTATAAGGTGACTGAAAAAGGCGGAGCAATTTACTTCATGCAGAGAGAGAAAAACACAGAATGGGTGTTAAGAATTCTCAGAGAAACAGGCTGGACTCTTCAAAACCTGATAATATGGAAAAAGATGGCATCTGCAGTACCGCAGAGATACCGTTTCAATAAGGCATATCAGATAATAGCATTCGCCACTAAAGGAAAAAAGCCAAGAGTGTTTAACAAGCTGAGAGTTGACTATCCTCTTGCCCCATGGCACAAGTATCCAAGAGAAAATGGTATATATCTCACAGATGTTTGGGACGACATAAGAGAACTCACATCCGGATACTTTGCCGGCGATGAACCCCTTAGAGATGAAAGTGGAAAGAGAATTCACCTACAACAATCCCCAGTAGCATTGCTTTTAAGGATCATTTTATCTTCCACAATGCCTGGAGATTTAGTTCTGGACCCATTTGCAGGAACAGGAACAACCTTAGTTGTTGCAAAGCAGCTTAAAAGACACTACGTCGGAATTGAAATCGATCCTCATTATGTAGAAGTTATTAAGAAGAGACTCTCAAAGCTTAGAAAGGCAGACGATATAAGCAGATACAGAGAATATTACAGATTCACTGAAAATTTGGAAAAAATCTGGCCAATGCCTGAAAAACCTTTAAAAATCCCAAAACAAAAGACCCTTCTTGATGTTGAGCTATCCAAACATAGTAAACACATTCTTAAAGATGGTAGAGCTACTGGAATCGAAGAGAATCAGCTTACATGA